The proteins below are encoded in one region of Acanthochromis polyacanthus isolate Apoly-LR-REF ecotype Palm Island chromosome 4, KAUST_Apoly_ChrSc, whole genome shotgun sequence:
- the depdc1a gene encoding DEP domain-containing protein 1A isoform X1 — MSSHVITPGPYRATKLWNEVTRLFRAGMPLRKHRQNFRHYSSCFTASAAVDWLHQLLRSNSNFGPDVTRQQTVQLLKKFLKNHVIEDVKGRWGTEDLEDNNTLYRFPSTSPLKPIPCPAPASSSIKKRSSFRDKEGFFKFRSLKKNEKESLENVDPALQAQQDGEKQPLEEQERQRRELTVEDEQDIWRDITLTHLQRILGVASFYEVLDPHCVNPQNIIHNMTKVNKHGVVTLDDKNNDLPHWVLSAMKSLANWPKYDTAQPSYPGFERDVFKTVSDYFYSLPQPLLTYELYELFINVLVFCGYVAAPTTHQHGKRKKSDLPSVPPPAKSSFRSTECLLLSLLRQGSCDEVESPMTEVLGGKLQSRLAALKGGSAGDGQIGGSCMSLSTAVSVRPQTRSCSLENVLDDSAPLTRQQLFSSSDSLTSCAYSNRSQDDSPATIATYSHSDFASETPAVTCENTPGAAVRNRLSVASIGGLSAAQRLRHLRPHSVGSCLDIVIETREEDVKEIQWQGRATSCLNVNTPASQHHTSSASRPPSLPSHHPSSSSCGPLSSSFVSAVTKTQAATGPSGPRPASSTANLWTLPAPAVVRRCLSSMDVSKPPRPVSLFKPPVCVPTSSFQPRKPKPEHSVLQPQCERVAIEALQLCTLLLPPSSRRKLQLLMRMMSRISQNVDMPRLHPAIGTRTLMVHTFSGCVLGSAEECDLDELLATRLVSFLMDHQQSILSVPEYLLSAISDHIQYLRTVQVPIDSVSNTDGGDPVCAPVPIYAFCHQISCAEFEEQKLASSQKAMEELLEILLTDQNISEKDRHKKLKQFQKQYPDIYRRRFPSSDKETNTDNKPKIKPPLLNFKKTKAFSIRT; from the exons ATGAGTTCTCACGTTATCACTCCTGGACCGTACCGAGCCACAAAACTG TGGAATGAGGTGACTCGTTTGTTTCGGGCTGGTATGCCCCTCAGGAAACACCGCCAGAACTTCAGGCACTACTCTTCCTGCTTCACCGCCTCAGCTGCTGTGGATTGGCTGCACCAGCTTCTCCGTAGCAACAGCAACTTTGGCCCTGACGTCACCAGGCAACAAACGGTTCAACTCCTGAAGAAATTTCTGAAGAACCATGTGATTGAAGATGTGAAGGGTCGCTGGGGAACAGAGGATCTGGAGGACAACAACACGCTGTACAG gTTCCCCTCCACTTCTCCTCTGAAGCCTATTCCCTGTCCAGCTCCGGCCTCCAGCTCCATTAAGAAAAGATCATCGTTCAGGGACAAAGAAGGTTTCTTTAAGTTTAGAAGCCTCAAGAAGAACGAGAAGGAATCACTG GAAAATGTAGATCCTGCTCTTCAAGCACAGCAAGACGGAGAGAAGCAGCCGCTAGAAGAGCAGGAGAGGCAGAGGCGTGAGCTGACGGTGGAGGATGAACAGGACATCTGGAGAGACATCACGCTGACACA ccTTCAAAGGATTCTTGGTGTTGCATCTTTCTATGAGGTTTTAGACCCGCATTGTGTCAACCCACAAAACATCATTCATAATATGACAAAAGTCAACAAGCATGGAGTGGTCACACTGGATGACAAGAACA ATGACCTTCCACACTGGGTTTTGTCTGCCATGAAGAGCCTGGCCAACT GGCCGAAGTATGACACCGCACAACCATCCTATCCCGGCTTTGAAAGAGATGTCTTCAAAACGGTGTCTGATTACTTCTACAGCCTTCCACAGCCTTTACTCACATACGAACTGTATGAACTGTTTATCAATGTCCTGG tGTTTTGTGGGTACGTCGCAGCTCCCACTACGCACCAACATGGGAAACGCAAGAAGTCAGATCTTCCCTCAGTTCCTCCTCCAGCAAAGTCATCATTTCGCTCCACAGAGTGTCTCCTGCTGTCGCTGCTCAGGCAGGGGTCATGTGATGAGGTAGAATCACCCATGACGGAGGTGCTTGGTGGGAAACTTCAGTCACGACTGGCAGCACTGAAAGGAGGCAGTGCAGGTGACGGTCAGATTGGAGGCAGCTGTATGAGCCTCAGTACAGCTGTTTCTGTGAGGCCTCAAACCAGGAGCTGCTCATTGGAAAACGTCCTCGATGACTCCGCACCTCTCACCCGGCAACAGCTGTTTTCATCCAGTGACAGCCTGACTTCCTGTGCCTATAGTAACAGGAGCCAGGACGACAGCCCTGCCACAATAGCAACGTACAGTCATTCAGACTTTGCATCCGAAACACCTGCTGTTACTTGTGAAAATACTCCAGGAGCTGCAGTCAGAAATAGACTGTCTGTGGCTTCAATAGGTGGACTCTCAGCTGCGCAGAGGTTGCGTCACTTGCGACCGCACAGCGTAGGCAGCTGTCTGGACATTGTCATAGAGACCAGAGAGGAAGATGTCAAAGAGATCCAGTGGCAGGGCCGAGCAACCAGCTGCCTCAACGTGAACACTCCTGCAAGCCAGCATCACACTTCCTCAGCTTCACGCCCTCCCTCATTGCCTTCACACCacccctcttcttcctcctgtgGTCCTTTGTCCTCTTCTTTTGTATCTGCTGTAACCAAAACACAAGCTGCTACAGGACCCAGTGGGCCCAGACCTGCTTCCAGTACCGCTAATCTCTGGACACTCCCTGCACCTGCTGTTGTCCGCCGCTGCCTCAGCTCTATGGATGTGTCCAAGCCACCTCGACCCGTTTCACTGTTCAAACCGCCTGTCTGTGTGCCCACCAGCAGCTTCCAGCCCCGCAAACCTAAACCTGAGCACA gCGTTCTCCAGCCTCAGTGTGAACGCGTAGCCATTGAGGCTCTGCAGCTTtgtaccctcctcctccccccttccTCGCGCAGGAAGTTGCAACTCCTCATGAGGATGATGTCACGCATTAGCCAGAACGTGGACATGCCTCGTCTGCACCCTGCCATCGGCACCCGAACTCTG ATGGTTCACACATTTTCAGGCTGTGTCCTGGGCAGTGCTGAGGAGTGTGACTTGGATGAGCTGTTGGCTACCAGACTGGTGTCATTTCTAATGGACCATCAACAAAGCATCCTGTCAGTCCCAGAGTACCTGCTCAGTGCCATCAGTGACCATATACAATACCTGCGCACAGTTCAG GTTCCTATCGACTCTGTTTCTAATACCGATGGAGGCGATCCGGTTTGCGCTCCCGTGCCCATTTATGCATTCTGCCATCAAATAAGCTGTGCTGAGTTTGAAGAGCAAAAGTTGGCATCTTCTCAGAAAGCcatggaggagctgctggagatcCTGTTGACGGACCAAAATATAAGTGAGAAAGACAGACACAAGAAACTGaagcag TTTCAGAAGCAGTACCCGGATATCTACAGACGTCGATTCCCTTCTTCAGACAAAGAGACCAATACTGACAACAAACCAAAGATTAAACCTCCCCTCCTCAACTTCAAGAAGACCAAAGCTTTCAGCATCAGGACCTGA
- the depdc1a gene encoding DEP domain-containing protein 1A isoform X2, giving the protein MSSHVITPGPYRATKLWNEVTRLFRAGMPLRKHRQNFRHYSSCFTASAAVDWLHQLLRSNSNFGPDVTRQQTVQLLKKFLKNHVIEDVKGRWGTEDLEDNNTLYRFPSTSPLKPIPCPAPASSSIKKRSSFRDKEGFFKFRSLKKNEKESLENVDPALQAQQDGEKQPLEEQERQRRELTVEDEQDIWRDITLTHLQRILGVASFYEVLDPHCVNPQNIIHNMTKVNKHGVVTLDDKNNDLPHWVLSAMKSLANWPKYDTAQPSYPGFERDVFKTVSDYFYSLPQPLLTYELYELFINVLGVLQPQCERVAIEALQLCTLLLPPSSRRKLQLLMRMMSRISQNVDMPRLHPAIGTRTLMVHTFSGCVLGSAEECDLDELLATRLVSFLMDHQQSILSVPEYLLSAISDHIQYLRTVQVPIDSVSNTDGGDPVCAPVPIYAFCHQISCAEFEEQKLASSQKAMEELLEILLTDQNISEKDRHKKLKQFQKQYPDIYRRRFPSSDKETNTDNKPKIKPPLLNFKKTKAFSIRT; this is encoded by the exons ATGAGTTCTCACGTTATCACTCCTGGACCGTACCGAGCCACAAAACTG TGGAATGAGGTGACTCGTTTGTTTCGGGCTGGTATGCCCCTCAGGAAACACCGCCAGAACTTCAGGCACTACTCTTCCTGCTTCACCGCCTCAGCTGCTGTGGATTGGCTGCACCAGCTTCTCCGTAGCAACAGCAACTTTGGCCCTGACGTCACCAGGCAACAAACGGTTCAACTCCTGAAGAAATTTCTGAAGAACCATGTGATTGAAGATGTGAAGGGTCGCTGGGGAACAGAGGATCTGGAGGACAACAACACGCTGTACAG gTTCCCCTCCACTTCTCCTCTGAAGCCTATTCCCTGTCCAGCTCCGGCCTCCAGCTCCATTAAGAAAAGATCATCGTTCAGGGACAAAGAAGGTTTCTTTAAGTTTAGAAGCCTCAAGAAGAACGAGAAGGAATCACTG GAAAATGTAGATCCTGCTCTTCAAGCACAGCAAGACGGAGAGAAGCAGCCGCTAGAAGAGCAGGAGAGGCAGAGGCGTGAGCTGACGGTGGAGGATGAACAGGACATCTGGAGAGACATCACGCTGACACA ccTTCAAAGGATTCTTGGTGTTGCATCTTTCTATGAGGTTTTAGACCCGCATTGTGTCAACCCACAAAACATCATTCATAATATGACAAAAGTCAACAAGCATGGAGTGGTCACACTGGATGACAAGAACA ATGACCTTCCACACTGGGTTTTGTCTGCCATGAAGAGCCTGGCCAACT GGCCGAAGTATGACACCGCACAACCATCCTATCCCGGCTTTGAAAGAGATGTCTTCAAAACGGTGTCTGATTACTTCTACAGCCTTCCACAGCCTTTACTCACATACGAACTGTATGAACTGTTTATCAATGTCCTGG gCGTTCTCCAGCCTCAGTGTGAACGCGTAGCCATTGAGGCTCTGCAGCTTtgtaccctcctcctccccccttccTCGCGCAGGAAGTTGCAACTCCTCATGAGGATGATGTCACGCATTAGCCAGAACGTGGACATGCCTCGTCTGCACCCTGCCATCGGCACCCGAACTCTG ATGGTTCACACATTTTCAGGCTGTGTCCTGGGCAGTGCTGAGGAGTGTGACTTGGATGAGCTGTTGGCTACCAGACTGGTGTCATTTCTAATGGACCATCAACAAAGCATCCTGTCAGTCCCAGAGTACCTGCTCAGTGCCATCAGTGACCATATACAATACCTGCGCACAGTTCAG GTTCCTATCGACTCTGTTTCTAATACCGATGGAGGCGATCCGGTTTGCGCTCCCGTGCCCATTTATGCATTCTGCCATCAAATAAGCTGTGCTGAGTTTGAAGAGCAAAAGTTGGCATCTTCTCAGAAAGCcatggaggagctgctggagatcCTGTTGACGGACCAAAATATAAGTGAGAAAGACAGACACAAGAAACTGaagcag TTTCAGAAGCAGTACCCGGATATCTACAGACGTCGATTCCCTTCTTCAGACAAAGAGACCAATACTGACAACAAACCAAAGATTAAACCTCCCCTCCTCAACTTCAAGAAGACCAAAGCTTTCAGCATCAGGACCTGA